A part of Myxococcales bacterium genomic DNA contains:
- a CDS encoding ankyrin repeat domain-containing protein: MVIKDKLFFMILLKILLLSTISCGLGETIDVLSPRDPILKAASKGDAKTLRYLVKEEGRDINYKDAAGETALHHAARWCKDGVIPVIIKLGGLANARSKNEDQAIHIASTKYGCERTLAQLVNNGADVNSFGSAGETALHKAIDLAENIDILLQNGASKNLKNLLGKTAGDLVSEELTEERNRAMRAKTDYERCLKENPTKKENCSDYTSYHQDKINTLQKMVQKLR, encoded by the coding sequence ATGGTAATTAAAGATAAGTTGTTTTTTATGATTTTATTGAAAATATTATTACTTAGCACAATTAGCTGTGGGCTTGGCGAAACCATAGATGTGCTTTCCCCTAGAGATCCAATTTTAAAAGCCGCCTCCAAGGGTGATGCTAAAACCTTGCGTTACCTGGTAAAAGAAGAAGGACGTGACATTAACTACAAAGATGCCGCCGGAGAAACGGCCCTTCATCATGCTGCACGCTGGTGTAAAGATGGTGTTATTCCTGTAATCATTAAGCTTGGTGGTTTGGCTAATGCCCGCTCAAAAAATGAGGACCAAGCAATTCACATAGCCTCAACCAAATATGGCTGCGAAAGAACACTCGCTCAGCTGGTTAATAATGGGGCTGATGTCAATTCTTTTGGCTCAGCTGGTGAAACAGCTTTACATAAAGCTATCGATTTGGCTGAAAATATTGATATACTATTACAGAATGGAGCGTCCAAAAATCTAAAAAATCTTTTAGGAAAAACCGCTGGTGATTTAGTTTCTGAGGAATTAACTGAAGAAAGAAATAGGGCTATGAGAGCCAAAACCGATTATGAGAGATGTTTAAAAGAAAACCCTACTAAAAAAGAAAATTGCAGTGATTACACTTCGTATCACCAAGATAAGATTAATACACTTCAAAAGATGGTTCAAAAACTAAGATAG